The following are from one region of the Rosistilla carotiformis genome:
- a CDS encoding DUF1553 domain-containing protein, whose protein sequence is MKVSLLRVPPLGEEPIDDEISRRTFSSPSMTMKGRATMPESELIPHDLFRDLALRTLKTAVVICGLLCPVAASGQTIDFQNDILPILQEHCIDCHGPDAAESDLRLDSLLTALRGGDSGEAAIVPGDSKGSDLIHRLTSDDAAHQMPPDGDRLPPAQIELFKAWIDDAELWQSAQAELAKETIDHWSFQPLQRPTVPSGSDSQAHAIDAFLDVKLSAAGLSQSPTAPRRRLVRRAYQVLHGLPPTPQQVDAFVGDTRDNAWELLVEELLASPRYGEAMATQWLDLVRFGETHGFETNRERPNAWYYRDWVIDAFNADQPYDDFIRQQIAGDALGADVATVFLVGGPYDLVKGADPLLRLTQRQDELADIVNTTGTAFLGLSLGCARCHNHKFDPVSQTDYYAMQAVFSGVNHAERALPLRDDAQKQLEEIDRQIADARQHLSPFVAKDVSRPAVDAKGNVENWEPIDARFVRFTIQATNQSQPCIDELEIFSGDQNVALASGGAIATSNGDFVHPLHKLEHINDGRFGNARSWIAAKAAGGWVQIELPKTHAIDRIQWARDSDGRYRDRLATEYRIEISTDGDAWTEVANGADRLPHGDSSETPYRYDFAHATEAEAEMGRQQLQRLEELNSLRESLLKTPTVYAGTFSQPAPTHRLNRGEIGSPREQVAPAAIRSLTDLSLANDTPEQQRRVAIANWIASADNPLTARVFVNRIWQFLFGTGIVDTPSDFGGNGTPPTHPELLDWLAAELLDSGWSTKHIHRLILTSKAWQQDSLPRDQGLAIDASSRLLWRFPPRRLSAEAIRDSILSVTGKLDLKQGGPGFSAFEVEPENVRHYFPKKDFGPADWRRMVYMTRVRQERDAVFGVFDCPDFNQVVPQRNRSTTPLQALNLLNSRFVLQQADFLAQRLENEVSDPAAKVALAYQLCFSRLPDAEESAAALAFVQQNDWQQFARAILNANEFVFVP, encoded by the coding sequence ATGAAAGTTAGTTTGCTGAGAGTACCGCCATTGGGCGAAGAGCCCATCGATGACGAGATCTCCCGTCGGACATTTAGCAGCCCATCGATGACGATGAAAGGTCGAGCAACCATGCCGGAGAGTGAATTGATTCCCCACGACCTCTTTCGAGATTTAGCGCTCAGAACGCTTAAGACGGCGGTGGTTATTTGCGGGCTGTTGTGTCCTGTTGCGGCGTCTGGTCAAACGATTGACTTCCAGAATGACATCCTGCCGATCCTGCAAGAACACTGCATCGATTGCCACGGTCCCGATGCTGCCGAATCGGATCTCCGGCTCGATAGTTTGCTCACCGCACTGCGAGGTGGTGATTCGGGCGAAGCCGCGATCGTGCCAGGCGACAGCAAAGGTAGCGATCTGATCCACCGTCTGACCAGCGACGACGCGGCCCACCAAATGCCTCCCGACGGCGACCGCTTGCCGCCTGCACAAATTGAGCTGTTCAAGGCTTGGATCGATGATGCCGAGTTATGGCAATCAGCGCAGGCGGAACTGGCTAAGGAGACGATCGATCACTGGTCGTTTCAGCCGTTGCAACGGCCCACGGTTCCCAGCGGCTCCGATTCGCAAGCTCATGCGATCGATGCGTTTCTCGATGTGAAGCTCTCGGCAGCGGGGCTGTCGCAGTCTCCCACCGCGCCCCGTCGACGACTGGTTCGCCGCGCTTATCAAGTGCTGCACGGGCTGCCTCCAACGCCACAGCAGGTCGACGCGTTTGTCGGCGATACTCGCGACAACGCCTGGGAATTGCTGGTGGAAGAGCTACTGGCCAGTCCGCGATATGGTGAGGCGATGGCGACGCAGTGGCTGGACCTGGTCCGGTTTGGCGAAACGCATGGCTTTGAAACCAATCGCGAACGCCCGAACGCTTGGTATTACCGCGACTGGGTGATCGACGCGTTTAACGCTGACCAGCCCTACGACGATTTCATTCGCCAGCAGATCGCGGGCGACGCCCTCGGCGCCGATGTGGCGACGGTTTTTTTGGTCGGCGGTCCGTACGATCTGGTCAAAGGAGCCGACCCGTTGTTGCGGCTGACGCAGCGGCAGGACGAACTGGCTGACATCGTCAACACGACGGGAACCGCTTTCCTGGGGCTGTCGCTAGGTTGTGCGCGATGCCACAACCACAAGTTCGATCCGGTTTCTCAGACCGATTATTACGCGATGCAGGCGGTCTTTTCGGGAGTCAACCACGCCGAACGGGCATTGCCTTTACGTGACGACGCGCAGAAGCAACTGGAAGAAATCGATCGCCAGATCGCCGACGCTCGCCAGCATTTGTCTCCATTCGTCGCCAAGGATGTATCGCGGCCAGCGGTTGACGCCAAAGGGAACGTGGAGAATTGGGAGCCGATCGACGCGCGGTTCGTTCGCTTTACGATCCAGGCAACGAACCAGTCGCAGCCCTGCATTGATGAATTGGAAATCTTTAGCGGCGATCAAAACGTAGCCCTTGCCAGCGGCGGCGCGATCGCGACGTCCAATGGTGACTTTGTCCATCCGCTTCATAAGTTGGAACACATCAACGACGGACGGTTTGGCAACGCCCGCAGCTGGATCGCCGCCAAAGCGGCCGGAGGTTGGGTGCAGATCGAACTTCCCAAAACCCACGCAATCGACCGGATCCAATGGGCTCGCGATTCGGACGGAAGGTATCGCGACCGCTTGGCGACCGAATATCGAATCGAGATTTCGACCGATGGCGATGCGTGGACAGAAGTTGCCAACGGCGCAGATCGGTTGCCGCATGGCGATTCCAGCGAGACTCCGTACCGCTACGACTTCGCCCACGCAACCGAGGCCGAAGCCGAGATGGGCCGCCAGCAATTGCAGCGGTTGGAAGAACTCAATTCGCTGCGTGAATCGCTCTTAAAGACGCCGACGGTTTACGCCGGAACGTTCAGCCAGCCCGCACCGACACACCGGCTCAACCGCGGCGAAATCGGATCGCCTCGCGAACAGGTCGCTCCCGCGGCGATCCGCTCGCTGACCGATTTATCGCTCGCCAACGACACGCCCGAACAACAGCGACGTGTGGCGATCGCAAACTGGATCGCATCGGCCGACAATCCGTTGACCGCCCGCGTCTTTGTGAATCGGATTTGGCAGTTCCTCTTCGGCACCGGGATCGTCGACACGCCCAGCGACTTCGGCGGCAACGGCACTCCGCCGACCCATCCCGAACTGCTCGATTGGCTCGCCGCCGAATTGCTCGACAGCGGTTGGTCGACCAAACACATCCACCGCCTGATCCTGACCTCCAAGGCTTGGCAACAGGATAGCCTTCCTCGCGACCAAGGCCTGGCGATCGATGCGAGCAGCCGATTGCTGTGGCGATTCCCGCCGCGACGCCTGTCGGCCGAAGCGATCCGCGACAGCATCCTGTCGGTCACCGGCAAGTTGGATCTGAAGCAAGGGGGCCCCGGATTCAGCGCGTTCGAAGTCGAACCCGAAAACGTGCGGCACTACTTCCCCAAAAAGGACTTTGGTCCAGCCGATTGGCGGCGGATGGTTTATATGACGCGTGTTCGTCAAGAACGCGATGCCGTCTTTGGCGTCTTCGATTGCCCCGACTTCAATCAAGTCGTGCCACAACGCAATCGATCGACGACACCGCTGCAGGCATTGAATCTTTTGAACAGCCGGTTCGTTTTGCAGCAGGCCGACTTCCTGGCCCAGCGACTCGAGAACGAGGTGAGCGATCCGGCGGCGAAAGTCGCCCTGGCCTATCAGCTCTGTTTCTCGCGGCTCCCCGATGCGGAAGAGTCGGCTGCGGCGCT
- a CDS encoding transposase yields the protein MLTLRDHHTGDLFDPWEYLGPKRRRLLDRSWAGVFRDYLLEQLPVRDLATGFRDDFGRPTKDIYVAIGALILQQLHDFTDQQTTEAIALNIAWHYALDIRHNSDAYICERTLRNYRKKVLDAGLDQVLFRTLTDKLIKEIGVDTSKQRLDSTAVRSAIRGLTRLGILVEATCKFLRELKRKHPEQYSLVDPEIIRKYVTRTGDGCFGDTRPSESRKRISEAAGNVFKLVEFFQETECSTLESYQLLRKIFHEQCEVSSTGEAPVTVRPPSKTGCDGVINPADPDARYNKHRGTGYLVQIMETYDEEDSEEPDTSITPKPDLITHVAVDPLTMHDKDALTPAFDDTEQRGIKPQELLADSHYGSTECIENGNGRDVEIVAPAQTPKGKLQGKFTLEDFDVDDEGRITRCPAGQRPAETSVAGIRLQVIFMTETCESCPHKDRCPASSVGRSSVRYQYTHDRVRLRLRRLKERGDEFRDRYRWRAGVEATMSRLKYQMGMIRLRVRKMLNITYVATLRALGLNIRRVAAYRSAVG from the coding sequence ATGCTAACTCTACGCGACCATCATACCGGTGACCTGTTCGATCCATGGGAATATCTGGGGCCCAAGCGAAGACGTTTGCTTGATCGGAGTTGGGCCGGAGTTTTTCGGGACTATTTGTTGGAGCAGCTTCCTGTCCGCGATCTTGCGACCGGGTTTCGCGATGATTTTGGGCGTCCGACGAAGGATATCTATGTCGCGATCGGTGCGTTGATTCTTCAGCAACTCCATGATTTCACCGACCAGCAAACCACTGAAGCAATCGCGTTGAATATCGCTTGGCATTACGCGTTGGATATCAGGCACAATTCCGATGCATACATCTGCGAGCGAACGCTCCGCAACTATCGCAAGAAGGTGCTCGACGCTGGCCTTGATCAAGTTCTTTTCCGCACGCTGACAGACAAACTCATCAAGGAGATCGGTGTCGACACAAGCAAGCAACGCCTTGACTCGACCGCAGTACGATCAGCCATCCGTGGATTGACTAGGCTGGGAATATTAGTCGAGGCAACGTGCAAGTTTCTGCGGGAGCTCAAACGAAAGCATCCGGAACAATATTCGTTGGTCGATCCAGAAATCATTCGCAAATATGTAACGCGAACAGGCGACGGTTGCTTTGGCGACACACGGCCCAGTGAGTCAAGAAAGCGGATATCGGAAGCCGCCGGAAATGTCTTTAAACTCGTTGAGTTCTTTCAAGAAACGGAATGCTCGACTTTAGAGAGCTACCAGTTGCTACGGAAAATTTTTCACGAGCAGTGTGAGGTCTCTAGCACAGGTGAAGCACCCGTCACTGTGCGGCCACCGAGTAAAACGGGATGTGATGGCGTGATCAATCCGGCTGATCCCGATGCTCGCTACAACAAACATCGCGGCACGGGCTATCTCGTACAGATCATGGAAACGTATGACGAGGAAGATTCCGAGGAGCCAGATACTTCAATCACTCCAAAACCTGATCTGATCACCCATGTGGCTGTGGACCCGTTAACAATGCACGACAAAGACGCACTGACTCCTGCATTCGATGACACTGAGCAGCGTGGCATCAAGCCGCAGGAACTTCTTGCCGACTCGCACTATGGATCGACTGAGTGCATCGAAAACGGAAATGGTCGCGATGTTGAAATCGTTGCTCCGGCGCAAACGCCTAAAGGAAAGTTGCAAGGCAAGTTCACGCTTGAAGACTTTGACGTCGATGACGAAGGACGCATTACACGGTGTCCTGCCGGACAGCGGCCTGCAGAGACGAGCGTCGCTGGCATTCGTCTTCAAGTCATTTTCATGACGGAAACATGTGAAAGTTGTCCTCACAAGGATCGGTGTCCAGCATCATCGGTAGGACGTAGTTCAGTTCGCTACCAATACACACACGATCGCGTGCGCCTTCGACTACGCAGATTGAAGGAAAGAGGCGACGAGTTCCGTGACCGTTATCGATGGCGTGCCGGAGTTGAGGCAACCATGTCAAGGCTCAAGTACCAGATGGGAATGATTCGATTGCGAGTCCGAAAGATGCTCAACATCACCTATGTGGCAACCCTGCGCGCGCTCGGGCTGAACATCCGTCGCGTTGCCGCCTACCGCTCGGCAGTTGGGTAA
- a CDS encoding DUF1559 domain-containing protein — translation MKRRKLGFTLVELLVVIAIIGILVGLLLPAVQAAREAARRMSCSNNLKQLGLAVHNYHDTFKVFPTNCIVASGTWGQDHVSHKGSFLVKLLPFIEQQALYDSCDFTGDTVLHSVTPSGEFVHSVIVEGFICPSDNHQGHWMGGATHTADSNGQNRALSNYSGSMGSQANSPCGTHNNYFGTGPDIRADTLNASRISGVFGHWAWSARLRDITDGTSSTIAIGEIRPNCAMHTRDGWMAENALYTGTGITINFNTCEGEPGSGTGCNQHTGQWGASQGFKSIHPGGAMFVLCDGSIQFLSETIDMVTYQRLGDRRDGQPVGPI, via the coding sequence ATGAAACGTCGGAAATTGGGTTTCACGTTGGTTGAGCTATTGGTTGTGATAGCGATCATTGGAATTCTCGTCGGCTTGCTCTTGCCGGCTGTCCAGGCGGCGCGCGAAGCGGCACGCAGAATGTCGTGCAGCAACAATCTGAAGCAGCTTGGTTTAGCCGTTCACAACTATCACGACACATTTAAAGTTTTCCCAACAAATTGCATCGTTGCATCAGGAACCTGGGGACAGGATCACGTTTCACATAAAGGCAGCTTCCTTGTCAAACTGCTGCCGTTTATTGAACAACAAGCCCTTTACGATAGTTGCGATTTCACGGGCGACACCGTGCTGCACAGTGTGACACCGAGTGGTGAATTTGTTCATTCCGTGATTGTCGAAGGGTTCATTTGTCCCAGCGACAACCATCAAGGACACTGGATGGGCGGGGCCACACACACTGCCGATTCCAACGGGCAGAATCGTGCGTTATCGAACTACTCAGGCAGCATGGGCAGTCAGGCCAATAGTCCTTGCGGTACACACAATAACTACTTTGGGACCGGCCCTGATATTCGTGCTGACACTTTGAATGCGAGTCGAATTTCAGGTGTGTTTGGGCACTGGGCATGGTCGGCGCGGTTGCGAGACATCACCGATGGGACCTCCAGCACGATTGCAATTGGCGAGATTCGGCCCAATTGCGCAATGCATACTCGCGACGGCTGGATGGCAGAAAACGCTCTCTACACGGGAACGGGAATCACCATTAATTTCAACACTTGTGAAGGCGAACCTGGAAGCGGAACGGGGTGCAATCAACACACCGGACAATGGGGTGCGTCGCAAGGATTCAAGTCGATACATCCTGGGGGGGCGATGTTTGTCTTGTGCGACGGCTCGATTCAATTTCTCTCCGAAACTATCGATATGGTCACCTATCAACGACTCGGCGATCGGCGCGACGGACAGCCGGTTGGACCAATCTAG
- a CDS encoding FadR/GntR family transcriptional regulator, translating to MQLTPVPRRSSVDEVVERIRHEIESKGLTSGDRLPGEMELIKQLEVSRPVLREALARLRGLGLVEIQRGNGTFVAETDSLTSCVRMLRSAVTISPRELLSYTELRTAIEVQAVRQAAQRGTAEDVAELRAILERLVNVDLPCEKSLELDFRFHRRLLQAADNVLMQNIMEVIYEFVLTQMAQTTPSPADNALGHKLHIEIVDAIEARDPDAAELAMRQHMEIVLQRLTAMVDEAPHASSAS from the coding sequence GTGCAATTGACACCCGTGCCGCGGCGTTCTTCCGTCGATGAAGTGGTCGAGCGGATCCGACATGAAATCGAGTCCAAAGGGCTCACGTCGGGCGATCGGTTGCCCGGTGAGATGGAGCTGATCAAACAACTAGAAGTTAGCCGACCGGTGCTCCGCGAAGCGCTGGCTCGTCTGCGAGGGCTGGGGCTAGTCGAGATCCAACGTGGCAACGGCACTTTTGTCGCCGAGACCGATTCGTTGACCAGTTGCGTGCGGATGTTGCGGTCGGCCGTCACGATCTCGCCCCGCGAACTGCTCTCCTACACCGAACTGCGAACGGCGATTGAGGTCCAGGCCGTCCGTCAAGCCGCTCAACGTGGCACGGCGGAGGACGTCGCAGAGCTTCGAGCCATCCTGGAGCGATTGGTCAACGTCGATCTTCCATGCGAAAAGTCGCTCGAATTGGACTTCCGCTTCCATCGTCGACTCCTCCAAGCGGCCGACAATGTGTTGATGCAGAACATCATGGAAGTGATCTATGAGTTTGTGTTAACACAGATGGCACAAACGACACCTTCCCCTGCCGACAACGCATTGGGACACAAGTTGCATATCGAGATCGTCGACGCAATCGAAGCTCGAGATCCCGATGCCGCCGAATTGGCGATGCGACAACACATGGAAATTGTCCTTCAACGTTTGACAGCGATGGTCGATGAAGCCCCACATGCTTCCAGTGCAAGCTAA
- a CDS encoding EAL domain-containing protein, with protein MTIAPNMIATNPLSTEIGSDVWFLSGPTRPGDVSRFIPVEEEPFVVGRKPNVNLTLGYNTVSSAHASLWTEEGQLWLQDLGSTNGTFVNGQRVTQPVRLGEEDLVHFAEALFRIRRQSIGASMSGTIPQNVCDQALALVQFDRLMSERLVVPHFQPIVRMSDNEMLGFEILGRGRVFGLESVGAMFEAASQLNLEVDLSQMLRWEGVRVGRSLPQCPVLFVNTHPAELANEGLEASLELLRDMAGSTRLVLEIHESAVTNPELLSQLQSKLQSLGIGLAYDDFGSGQARLSELVQARPEFVKFDMSLIRGIDTASPERQRMLEALVKMVRDLDIQALAEGIESKAEAEFCQQIGFDLAQGYYFGRPVPIESATDRS; from the coding sequence ATGACAATCGCTCCGAACATGATCGCTACCAACCCACTGTCAACAGAAATTGGCAGTGATGTATGGTTCCTTAGCGGCCCGACTCGGCCCGGGGATGTGTCGCGTTTTATCCCTGTCGAAGAAGAACCGTTCGTCGTCGGCCGCAAGCCCAACGTGAACCTGACTCTGGGATACAACACCGTTAGTAGCGCCCATGCCAGCCTATGGACCGAAGAGGGACAACTGTGGCTGCAAGACCTGGGCAGCACCAACGGCACCTTCGTAAACGGACAACGGGTCACACAACCGGTACGACTGGGCGAAGAGGACCTCGTTCACTTTGCCGAAGCGCTCTTCCGAATCCGCCGCCAAAGCATTGGCGCATCAATGTCGGGTACGATCCCACAAAACGTCTGCGATCAAGCATTGGCACTGGTTCAATTCGATCGGTTGATGAGCGAACGCTTGGTCGTTCCACATTTCCAACCGATCGTGCGAATGAGCGACAACGAGATGCTGGGGTTTGAAATTTTGGGCCGTGGCCGCGTCTTTGGATTGGAATCGGTCGGCGCGATGTTCGAAGCGGCGTCGCAATTGAATCTCGAAGTCGATCTCAGCCAGATGTTGCGTTGGGAAGGGGTCCGCGTCGGTCGCAGCCTTCCCCAATGTCCGGTCCTGTTTGTAAATACCCATCCCGCCGAACTCGCCAATGAAGGGCTCGAGGCCTCGCTGGAACTGCTCCGCGACATGGCGGGCAGCACGCGACTGGTACTGGAAATTCACGAATCGGCAGTCACCAACCCAGAATTGCTCAGCCAACTACAGTCCAAACTGCAGTCGCTTGGAATCGGATTGGCATACGACGACTTCGGATCCGGGCAAGCACGACTTAGCGAATTGGTTCAGGCCCGTCCCGAATTCGTGAAATTTGACATGTCCTTGATCCGTGGCATCGATACCGCCAGTCCCGAGCGTCAACGGATGCTGGAAGCCCTGGTCAAAATGGTCCGCGACCTCGACATCCAGGCGCTTGCCGAAGGAATTGAAAGTAAAGCCGAAGCTGAGTTCTGCCAGCAGATCGGCTTCGATCTCGCCCAGGGCTATTACTTCGGGCGCCCCGTCCCCATCGAATCGGCAACCGATCGTAGCTGA
- a CDS encoding ATP-binding protein, with protein MTVLNQTHSIDSALLSGLLGGDTFWPTEPRNLHETGLSESYIDALILKIFLGTGTLSGRAMAERTGLPFCVIEPLLEAQRTRQLITHVRPAAFNDYYYSLSENGQKRAQTHMSHCAYTGPAPVPLSDYVLSVEAQAAGMDPIGYDDLRAALAGISHNNELLDQLGPAINSNSGMFLFGPPGNGKTTIARCLTQCLGQEIWIPHAFLDDGNLIKIQDDAFHRPMPIPQTGDGIIKAQQWDHRWVRIQRPTVIVGGELVMDNLEVRHDPRSNTCEAPLQLKSNCGCLLIDDFGRQRIQPEELLNRWIIPLENRIDFLTLPSGKKIEIPFEQLIIFSTNLNPDQLVDEAFLRRVPYKIMVNDPDPKEFTRIFNHNVEKMGFPPVKGAAEHLLRFYEQSGRSLRRCQPRDILTQVNNFCKYKKIPPQLRPDFLDQACKSYFSEL; from the coding sequence GTGACCGTACTAAATCAGACGCACAGCATCGATTCAGCGTTGTTGTCTGGCCTATTAGGTGGCGATACCTTTTGGCCGACCGAACCACGCAATCTGCACGAAACGGGACTTTCGGAGTCGTATATCGATGCGTTGATTCTAAAAATATTTCTGGGCACCGGAACGCTCAGTGGTCGGGCGATGGCCGAACGGACCGGACTTCCGTTTTGCGTGATCGAACCGTTGCTGGAGGCCCAGCGGACACGGCAGTTGATTACGCACGTTCGCCCTGCTGCCTTTAATGACTACTACTATTCATTATCCGAAAACGGCCAAAAGCGGGCGCAGACGCACATGAGTCATTGTGCCTACACCGGGCCGGCTCCCGTTCCATTGAGCGACTATGTGTTGAGTGTCGAAGCGCAAGCCGCGGGCATGGACCCGATTGGATATGACGACTTGCGCGCCGCGCTTGCTGGGATCTCTCACAACAACGAATTGTTAGACCAGTTGGGGCCGGCGATCAACAGTAACAGTGGAATGTTCTTGTTTGGTCCGCCGGGGAATGGGAAGACCACAATCGCCCGCTGTCTAACGCAATGCCTTGGCCAAGAAATTTGGATCCCGCATGCGTTTTTAGATGATGGCAATCTGATCAAGATCCAAGACGATGCTTTCCATCGTCCGATGCCGATTCCCCAAACCGGCGACGGGATTATCAAGGCTCAGCAATGGGATCACCGTTGGGTCCGGATTCAACGGCCGACGGTTATCGTCGGTGGCGAATTGGTGATGGATAACCTCGAGGTGCGGCACGACCCCCGCTCGAACACTTGCGAAGCACCTCTGCAACTGAAAAGCAACTGTGGCTGTCTATTGATCGACGACTTTGGTCGGCAGCGGATCCAGCCCGAAGAACTGTTGAATCGTTGGATCATTCCGCTGGAAAACCGGATCGATTTTCTGACGCTGCCATCGGGCAAGAAGATTGAGATACCGTTTGAGCAGTTGATCATTTTTTCGACCAACTTGAATCCCGACCAATTGGTCGACGAAGCGTTCCTGCGACGCGTCCCCTACAAGATCATGGTCAACGATCCGGATCCTAAAGAGTTTACGCGGATCTTCAACCACAACGTCGAGAAGATGGGCTTTCCGCCAGTCAAAGGGGCTGCCGAGCATCTTCTGCGATTCTACGAACAGAGCGGTCGGTCGCTGCGTCGCTGTCAGCCACGCGACATCCTGACCCAAGTGAACAACTTTTGTAAGTACAAGAAGATCCCACCTCAATTGAGACCCGACTTCTTGGACCAAGCATGTAAGAGCTACTTCAGCGAACTATAG